The DNA sequence ATATTGAACTCAATATGTGTATTTATACGTATGATTTAACctcaattaattatatttgagttaacaaaacaaaaaaggaaaaaaaaaccaagaaatagaatatataacttatagttattaaaaaaagttaactaaattagaaaagaaactaAGGAGGCAAAGATATTAAGCCATATCCAAAAAGGATAGCCCCATAACCCAACCAATCAATACACTGCCATAAGCCAACACTAACCAAAAATATCTACCTATGAGGACCAAACGGGCCTCAAAGGAATGGAGTATCAAAGGCCACGTGCTGCTTAGGAATCAGAAAAACATTTGCCAtgtaaatgaataaaaacaaaggTACCTGGTATTATAGAAATAGCAAAGCAATTTCAATACCCCAGTTGTGAGCCACTCATATCTGTTCGTCTTTTTCAGTGGAgccccttttccttctttctctgatGAAAGACAACCCAATAGAATCCACAATAGAGAGATAAAGAGAAAGAGCAAAATTACGAGATTTAACGTACTCTCGTGGAACTTGATGTACTCACCctcccttttcctttaattgATGAGTTTTTTTTCTGAAGCATTGGTTGTGTGTGGTTCTCTTTCCTTATCCCATTCCTTAAAatccttctctctttttttttttttctcgcacccttttttttcctacAAAAACAGAATGCATTATCTGCTTTCCTAGTTCATATCAATTCTAACAGTCAGTTTTTAATATAGAATCatgactgaaaaagaaaatggcttGCCTGACGACCCAGGGTGGTTTGAGCTAAAGCTTCCGGATATGTTGTTGGCCGATAGTGTACGTGAAGTCCATGCTAGAATTGAGGCAGAATGGGATTACCTTCAACGCTCGGCGTGTCAAATGGCAGCAGGAAGAGCGCTTTGGAAGCATGTGATTCACGATCCACTAGCAGATTTACTTGCTGGAGAGGCCTGCCTGAGAAACCTGCATGAGAAGATAAAGAAAGATCGAAGCAACAATGCAAGAGAGATGTCTGGAGTGATTCTTGCTGTTCGTACCCTCTGGTTTGATTCAAAGATTGAAGGTGCTCTGACATCCTTCAATGGCAGAGATTCACAAGTCGTTCTCCTTGGTGCAGGTTGGTATTTCAACTCCCAGACATTTATGCATTTAGTTAACATTCATGGATAAGAAGATAGAAAAATTGCACAAATAATAAcctcttttttcttatctAGCATAACGAGTTCCAATCAGGGTTGTTACTAGGCATGTTAGAACTGCAAAATAAGAACAGCAGTGAAATTAGATCTTACACATTGATAtctaagaaaaagaaatgtacaCACtcccctttttcctttttctttacgTGGGGTAGGAGTGGGCGGAGGGGGATAAAACACTAGGACAGGATCCATGACTATGAGGCCATCGAAACTGTCTGCTTAATCAAAGAGAATTACTTGCTTGCATCTGAAACATTTGAGATTAAGGGAGAAGACATATATTAAACTTCAATTTAAGTTTTGTTTGTCACTTAAACAAGTTCAAATAATAGGGACCTCTATTATAATGAAGGAATGGATACGAGGGCTTACAGATTAAGTTGCTTGAAGGAAAGTGATGTTTTTGAAGTTGATTTCCCTGAATTGCTGCAAGCGAAAGCCAATCTTATAAAGATAGCAATAGAATCTCCATACGAGCACCACCATCATCAACAAATAGCCAAATCGTTAAACAGAGTAGCAGCTGATATCAGAAGTAGTGACTGGCTTGAAAAGCTTCAATCAGCTGGTTTTGCACCAGAGAAGAATACAGTGTGGGTTCTAGAAGGGTTACTCTACTATTTTACCCACTCCCAGGCGATGCAAGTATTGGAGACAATAGCTGACAAATGCAACATAACCCACACAGTCCTCTTAGCAGATTTTATGAACAAACCCTCAACCACCCTTTCAAATTCTGTTTTCCATTTCTACTGTGATTGGCCTGATCATCTACTTCCATCCCTTGGATTTTCCACCACTAAACTATCACAGATTGGAGACCCAGATGCTCACTTTGGGCTTATGCACGATCCATTAAATCTCTTCAATAAAATCCGCAGTTTACCAAGGTCATTGCAGACTCACCCTGATGATGGAAAACCTTGCTGCCGCTTGTATTTGGTGCAGGCTTCTGGTTCGCCTCTGCTACCACCGATCGAATAAAGACAATCTGCAAGTAACATGAACACCTCTGAGTGAGTAGCTTGGATggatgtgagatatcacatcTACCTGCTACATGCTTCATTAAAACTACTCCATGGAGAGAATGTCATATTATATTACTCAAGGTCTCTACACCATACCATATCAGAGGTGTAGGCATACACATGTATTTGAGTATATATCCGTAAACTATGCAATTAGAATACAGACAACTATTGGACCTAAATTGTGTTTCGTGAATGAGGTATATTATTCCAAGCATTCCCGAATAATGTTCAATCTTCTGCGCCTATACAAACATCTTTCCTGAAGAGGGTTCACTAAATCAATGGCAAAGGCCTAGGGTCTTTGTTTTCAATCAAGGAAGAAGCATATTTCACAATCAATTGAAATGTACAGACTTGTGGGATTCAAAAGTTGAGACGAAAGTGCTAAATTCGAGGTAAAATATTGGAAGAAGGTTTGAACATCTTTCATCTTGGTACAATGCGAATTAAGTGTatactatacattatattTGGATTCTATGAGTAGCGACATGGGATGCTAAAATATAAGTTTGGATTGTAGATTATGTTTTGATAATGCTCGGTTTAAAACACAGGATGTTCAAAATGAATGCATTTCTATATATTTCATACATCTTTCATAtacaagaagaacaaaaacaacacaGAAAGAAATACGATCAATATTAGGAAGATAGAACCTCGACTCCTGTGCTTGCTTGAAATTGAACACAGGAATTCCTGTCGTTCAAAACGCAATGCCTTGCAACAGACATGAGCATTCTTCGAACATTCTCCATATCCTTGTTCGAGTAATTGAATGCATTGGCTGCAACTTGCTTGAAATTGAACAAAGGAATTCCTGTCCTTCAAAACGCAATGCCTTGCAACAGACATGAGCATTCTTCGAACAGTCTCCATATCCTTGTTCGAGTAATTGAATGCATTGGCTGCAACTTGCTTGAAATTGAACAAAGGAATTCCTGTTGTTCAAAACGCAATGCCTTGCAACAGACATGAGCATTCTTCGAACattttccatatccttgtttGAGTAATCGAACAAATTGGTGGCAACTTGCTTGACATTGAACAAAGGAATTCCTGTCATTCAAAACGCAATGCCTTACAACAGACATGAGCATTCTTCGAACATTCTCCATATCCTTGTTCGAATAATCGAACGCATTGGCTGCAACTTGCTTGAAATTGAACAAAGGAATGCCTGTCGTTCAAAACGCAATGCCTTACAACAGACATGAGCATTCTTCGAACATTCTCCATATCCTTGTTCGAATAATCGAACGCATTGGCTGCAATTTCCTTGAAATTGAACAAAGGAATTCCTGTCATTCAAAACGCAATGCCTTACAACAGACACGAGCATTCTTCGAACATTCTCCAT is a window from the Cucurbita pepo subsp. pepo cultivar mu-cu-16 chromosome LG07, ASM280686v2, whole genome shotgun sequence genome containing:
- the LOC111798329 gene encoding uncharacterized protein LOC111798329, which produces MTEKENGLPDDPGWFELKLPDMLLADSVREVHARIEAEWDYLQRSACQMAAGRALWKHVIHDPLADLLAGEACLRNLHEKIKKDRSNNAREMSGVILAVRTLWFDSKIEGALTSFNGRDSQVVLLGAGMDTRAYRLSCLKESDVFEVDFPELLQAKANLIKIAIESPYEHHHHQQIAKSLNRVAADIRSSDWLEKLQSAGFAPEKNTVWVLEGLLYYFTHSQAMQVLETIADKCNITHTVLLADFMNKPSTTLSNSVFHFYCDWPDHLLPSLGFSTTKLSQIGDPDAHFGLMHDPLNLFNKIRSLPRSLQTHPDDGKPCCRLYLVQASGSPLLPPIE